One genomic region from Evansella sp. LMS18 encodes:
- a CDS encoding valine--tRNA ligase, whose protein sequence is MENKEVSMPPKYDPQATESKWYQYWVDGKFFEATGDESKKPYTIVIPPPNVTGKLHLGHAWDTTLQDILMRVKRMQGYDALWLPGMDHAGIATQAKVEGKLREEGISRHDLGREKFLEKSWEWKEEYAEFIRKQWAKLGLSLDYSRERFTLDEGLSEAVNEVFVRLYEEGLIYRGEYIINWDPQTKTALSDIEVIHKDVQGAFYHMKYPLVDGSGHIEVATTRPETMLGDTAVAVHPKDERYQHLIGKKVKLPIVGREIEIVADDYVDREFGSGAVKITPAHDPNDFEIGNRHDLERVLVMDEGGQMNENAGKYKGMDRFECRKQIVKDLQEEGVLFKIEEHMHSVGHSERSGAVVEPYLSTQWFVKMGPLADQAIELQKSEGKVDFVPDRFEKTYLHWIENIRDWCISRQLWWGHRIPAWYHKETGEIYVGRTAPEDIENWQQDEDVLDTWFSSALWPFSTMGWPNEEAPDFKRFYSTDVLVTGYDIIYFWVARMIFQGLHFTGERPFKDVLIHGLVRDSEGRKMSKSLGNGVDPMDVIDKYGADALRFFLSTGSSPGHDLRFYWEKVEANWNFGNKIWNASRFALMNMEGLKYEDIDISGKKSIADKWILTRLQETVDHVTKFIDTYEFGEVGRALYNFIWDDFCDWYIEMAKLPLNGEDEEAKHTTRSVLAYVLDNTMRLLHPFMPFITEEVWQHLPHEGESITVAAWPEKTDSLMDSQAVKDMQLLQEIIRSVRNTRAELNVPMSREITLHIKADSVEVLEQLHRGQAYIERFCRPGELRMDTGLAAPEKSMSSVLSGVELYLPLEGLLDLDAEIKRLEGELKRLDGEVTRVQKKLSNKGFTDKAPEQVVAAEREKEKDYTEQRNKVAARLEELKN, encoded by the coding sequence ATGGAAAACAAAGAGGTTTCGATGCCGCCTAAGTATGACCCGCAGGCGACAGAGAGTAAATGGTATCAATACTGGGTGGATGGAAAGTTCTTCGAAGCAACTGGTGATGAAAGCAAAAAGCCATACACCATCGTTATCCCGCCGCCGAACGTAACAGGAAAACTTCACCTCGGCCATGCATGGGATACGACACTCCAGGATATTCTGATGCGGGTAAAGAGGATGCAAGGGTATGATGCTTTATGGCTTCCTGGAATGGACCATGCAGGTATTGCCACTCAGGCGAAAGTAGAAGGAAAACTTCGTGAAGAAGGAATCAGCAGACACGACCTTGGCAGGGAAAAATTCCTTGAAAAGTCCTGGGAGTGGAAGGAAGAGTATGCGGAGTTTATCCGGAAGCAATGGGCAAAACTAGGTCTTTCTCTCGACTATTCAAGAGAAAGGTTCACTCTTGATGAAGGTCTGTCAGAAGCGGTTAATGAAGTTTTCGTAAGACTGTACGAAGAAGGGCTTATCTACCGCGGGGAATATATCATAAACTGGGACCCTCAGACGAAGACGGCTCTTTCAGACATTGAAGTAATCCATAAAGACGTCCAAGGTGCGTTTTACCATATGAAATACCCTCTCGTTGATGGAAGCGGACATATCGAGGTGGCGACAACCCGGCCGGAAACCATGCTTGGAGATACCGCTGTTGCCGTACATCCGAAAGATGAGCGTTACCAGCACCTCATTGGCAAAAAGGTGAAGCTCCCGATCGTTGGCAGAGAAATCGAGATTGTAGCAGACGACTACGTGGACCGGGAATTTGGTTCAGGAGCTGTTAAGATTACTCCTGCCCATGATCCTAACGACTTTGAAATCGGCAACCGCCATGACCTGGAGCGAGTGCTCGTCATGGATGAAGGCGGACAAATGAACGAAAATGCCGGTAAGTATAAGGGAATGGACCGGTTTGAATGCCGCAAGCAGATTGTTAAAGACCTACAGGAAGAAGGTGTCCTGTTCAAAATTGAAGAACATATGCACAGTGTAGGACACTCAGAGCGAAGCGGCGCAGTGGTGGAGCCTTACTTATCAACTCAGTGGTTTGTGAAAATGGGTCCTCTCGCAGATCAGGCAATCGAGCTGCAAAAGTCAGAAGGAAAAGTTGATTTTGTTCCTGACCGTTTTGAGAAGACATATCTCCACTGGATTGAAAACATCCGTGACTGGTGTATTTCCCGTCAGCTATGGTGGGGACACAGGATCCCTGCATGGTACCACAAGGAAACTGGAGAAATTTACGTAGGCCGTACCGCGCCTGAAGATATTGAAAACTGGCAACAGGATGAGGATGTACTGGATACATGGTTCAGTTCCGCGTTATGGCCATTTTCAACAATGGGGTGGCCGAATGAAGAAGCACCTGATTTTAAACGTTTCTACTCCACAGATGTTCTTGTGACTGGATACGACATCATTTATTTCTGGGTAGCGCGAATGATTTTCCAGGGACTGCATTTCACTGGTGAACGTCCGTTTAAAGATGTGCTGATCCATGGTCTTGTCCGTGACTCGGAAGGGCGTAAAATGAGTAAATCCCTTGGTAACGGAGTCGACCCGATGGACGTCATCGATAAATACGGTGCAGACGCTTTACGCTTCTTCCTTTCTACAGGAAGCTCACCAGGGCATGACCTCCGTTTTTACTGGGAAAAAGTAGAAGCAAACTGGAACTTCGGCAATAAAATCTGGAATGCTTCAAGATTCGCTTTAATGAACATGGAAGGGCTCAAATATGAAGACATTGATATTTCAGGGAAAAAATCGATTGCTGATAAGTGGATTCTGACCCGCCTGCAGGAAACGGTTGACCATGTTACTAAATTTATCGATACGTATGAGTTTGGTGAGGTTGGCCGTGCCCTCTATAACTTCATCTGGGATGATTTTTGTGACTGGTATATTGAAATGGCGAAGCTGCCGTTAAACGGGGAAGACGAAGAAGCGAAGCATACAACTCGTTCTGTCCTGGCGTATGTACTGGACAATACGATGAGGCTGCTCCATCCGTTCATGCCATTTATTACAGAAGAAGTATGGCAGCACCTTCCGCATGAAGGGGAGTCAATCACTGTGGCTGCATGGCCGGAGAAAACAGACTCCTTAATGGACAGCCAGGCTGTTAAAGATATGCAGCTCCTTCAGGAAATCATCCGTTCTGTACGTAACACAAGAGCAGAACTGAATGTTCCAATGAGCAGAGAAATTACTCTTCATATTAAAGCTGACTCTGTGGAAGTACTTGAACAGCTTCACCGTGGCCAGGCTTATATAGAGCGTTTCTGCCGCCCGGGAGAATTGCGTATGGATACAGGGCTTGCCGCGCCGGAAAAATCCATGAGCTCGGTTCTGTCAGGTGTGGAGCTGTATCTGCCATTGGAAGGCCTGCTCGATCTGGACGCGGAAATTAAGCGTCTTGAAGGGGAGCTGAAGCGCCTTGATGGAGAAGTTACCCGTGTTCAGAAAAAACTTTCAAACAAAGGCTTTACGGATAAGGCTCCGGAACAGGTTGTTGCTGCAGAGAGAGAAAAAGAGAAAGATTACACGGAGCAAAGAAATAAAGTTGCTGCCCGCTTAGAAGAACTAAAAAATTAA
- a CDS encoding uroporphyrinogen-III synthase: MELEGCRLLNTRPAHQASSLTEKLEEHGASVTELPLIKVKRVSSAGTLERIRNSLVSFHWIVLTSANSVDFFFEFVSESEGGVSSLHGKRFAVVGEKTHNRLRQRGFEAEVVPEVYEAEYLAEELKKVIRTDEKVLFPRSSLSRDILIRLLKRENIHIEAPVLYETVAETGHRNELNRLLEQKSIDIIIFTSPSAVYSFFRQISYENRSEGLQNVLFAVIGTVTAKALQDSGFSNLIVPDVFTVEGLVEAIKESAGKR; encoded by the coding sequence ATGGAGCTTGAAGGATGCCGACTTTTAAATACCCGTCCGGCCCATCAGGCTTCTTCGTTAACGGAGAAGCTTGAGGAGCACGGAGCATCAGTTACAGAGCTTCCGCTTATTAAAGTAAAGCGAGTTTCTTCAGCTGGCACACTTGAACGCATCAGAAACAGCCTGGTAAGCTTTCACTGGATTGTCCTTACGAGTGCAAACAGTGTGGATTTTTTCTTTGAGTTCGTTAGTGAGAGTGAGGGCGGTGTAAGCAGTCTTCATGGCAAACGATTCGCAGTAGTCGGCGAGAAAACTCATAACCGGCTCAGGCAAAGAGGATTTGAGGCGGAGGTAGTCCCGGAGGTCTATGAGGCGGAATATCTGGCTGAAGAGCTGAAGAAAGTTATCCGGACAGATGAAAAAGTGCTTTTTCCAAGAAGCAGTCTGTCACGTGACATCCTTATCAGGCTGCTGAAGCGGGAAAACATCCACATAGAAGCTCCTGTGCTTTATGAGACTGTGGCGGAAACCGGTCACAGAAATGAGCTTAACAGACTTCTGGAGCAAAAAAGCATAGATATCATTATTTTTACTAGTCCTTCTGCTGTTTACTCGTTTTTCAGGCAAATCAGCTATGAAAACCGGAGTGAAGGCCTGCAGAACGTACTGTTTGCAGTCATAGGGACCGTAACAGCGAAAGCATTACAGGATTCTGGCTTTTCCAATTTGATCGTCCCTGATGTTTTTACAGTGGAAGGTCTTGTGGAAGCGATAAAGGAATCAGCGGGCAAAAGATAA
- a CDS encoding inner membrane protein YpjD has translation MALNFLYISIIVIYSLSVLGYFIDFIQNNQKVKRISFWLLSIVWFLQLLFFVVRAFEYNRIPIMTIFEGMFFYAWILVTFSLVVARFYKGDFLILFVNVIGFAITAAGGLAPAGDVSPRLAELLILEMLIIHVTLLLLSYGTFTLSFAFSLLYYIQHHMLKRKMWGKRMGRIGNLSKLERFSFLTASVGLPLMFLGIVLGVAWAWLGFNTVPWLDIKVVSSFGVLLVYGVYLFQWSVKKKRGYGMALFNIAAFLVLLINYFLSSSFSDFHIWQ, from the coding sequence ATGGCATTAAACTTCCTGTATATTTCTATTATTGTTATTTATTCATTAAGCGTTCTTGGATATTTTATCGACTTTATACAAAACAACCAGAAGGTTAAGCGAATTTCCTTCTGGTTGCTTTCTATTGTCTGGTTTCTCCAGCTCTTGTTTTTTGTTGTGAGAGCGTTTGAATATAACCGTATTCCAATCATGACAATTTTCGAAGGCATGTTTTTTTATGCCTGGATACTGGTAACTTTTTCCTTAGTAGTGGCGAGGTTTTATAAAGGTGATTTTTTAATTTTATTCGTTAATGTCATTGGTTTTGCCATCACTGCTGCCGGGGGACTGGCACCGGCAGGCGATGTATCCCCAAGGCTGGCGGAGCTGCTTATCCTTGAAATGCTCATTATCCATGTCACACTTCTTCTCCTTTCATATGGGACATTTACTCTTTCCTTCGCATTTTCTCTTTTATATTATATTCAGCACCACATGCTCAAAAGAAAGATGTGGGGAAAAAGGATGGGGCGGATAGGAAACCTCTCAAAACTGGAGAGGTTCTCGTTTCTGACAGCTTCGGTAGGGCTTCCGCTCATGTTTCTTGGCATCGTACTTGGAGTAGCCTGGGCATGGCTCGGATTCAATACAGTTCCATGGCTCGATATTAAAGTAGTCAGTTCCTTCGGCGTACTTCTCGTATATGGAGTATACCTGTTTCAATGGTCAGTAAAAAAGAAGCGGGGCTATGGGATGGCACTTTTTAATATAGCTGCTTTTCTCGTTCTGCTCATAAATTATTTTCTTTCCAGTTCATTTTCAGATTTCCATATCTGGCAGTAA
- the ysxE gene encoding spore coat protein YsxE, which produces MNIDVQQKPLGAVLFQYDIYPEKIENVGKVTRIFTANGQYALKETTMNDEEAHWFVHVMRRLEKIGFHYAVPVLPTKYGDYIVRNGSQTFYLMPWYEDHQQFRSPVYPEEVMAEELAKLHGLTERTQDYSETVLEKSFETLKKRWAYRKLEMERYADKIESNVYLSPFELTFLTHFQRSIFMADKAEEHLTLWYEGVKEKKSFRSVLCHGKPARKHTCFDKYGTAYFLNFEKAVLDTPARDVAHMFRHFFMSRPWDEQEGRHWLQIYEKHFALYEEERHLFVSYLAFPESMYQMADRYMKRDGKSTELHYVTRLEKRVLTLNRVQRFMNSLFSPENENR; this is translated from the coding sequence ATGAATATAGATGTGCAGCAGAAGCCTTTAGGCGCAGTACTGTTTCAGTATGATATTTATCCGGAAAAGATTGAAAATGTTGGTAAGGTGACACGTATTTTTACAGCAAACGGCCAGTATGCTTTGAAAGAAACGACAATGAACGACGAAGAAGCCCACTGGTTTGTTCACGTGATGAGGCGGCTCGAAAAGATTGGATTTCATTATGCAGTGCCAGTGCTCCCTACTAAGTACGGTGATTATATAGTCCGTAATGGCAGCCAGACGTTTTATCTTATGCCTTGGTACGAGGATCACCAGCAGTTCAGGAGTCCGGTTTACCCTGAAGAAGTGATGGCAGAGGAACTTGCGAAGCTCCATGGACTTACTGAGAGGACACAGGATTATTCAGAAACGGTTCTGGAAAAATCCTTTGAAACATTAAAAAAGCGATGGGCGTACCGGAAGCTGGAGATGGAGCGGTATGCAGATAAAATAGAAAGCAATGTGTATTTATCCCCGTTTGAACTGACTTTTTTGACTCATTTCCAGCGGAGTATTTTTATGGCGGATAAAGCGGAAGAACATCTGACTCTGTGGTATGAGGGAGTAAAAGAAAAAAAGAGCTTCCGCAGTGTTCTCTGCCATGGTAAACCAGCGAGAAAGCATACGTGTTTTGACAAGTATGGAACTGCCTATTTCCTCAATTTTGAAAAGGCGGTTCTGGATACACCAGCAAGAGACGTGGCTCATATGTTCCGGCACTTTTTTATGTCAAGACCATGGGATGAACAGGAAGGGCGGCACTGGCTGCAAATATATGAGAAACATTTTGCTTTGTACGAGGAAGAAAGGCATCTGTTTGTAAGCTACCTGGCTTTTCCTGAGAGCATGTACCAGATGGCTGACAGGTATATGAAGCGGGACGGTAAATCGACAGAACTGCATTATGTAACGCGCCTGGAAAAAAGAGTTCTTACTTTAAACAGGGTACAGCGGTTTATGAACAGTCTCTTTTCCCCGGAAAATGAAAACAGGTAA
- the spoVID gene encoding stage VI sporulation protein D, producing the protein MTNEQPSSLAFSIKEAVWLNRGNEIDELLSLSLEPDVTIKEDDDQVLVRGSLQLVGEYRPKEETNAPVDADSLEDQVSFRSVEEVSLNDDGMGVIRHSFPLDVTIPKERINRIEDLLVTVDAFDYELPGSGCIELDANVSISGITSERNTYGEHEEAEAAETGYEAEYTDSYQHEEEEDREEQAYSQTDYLLEEDRENTAEDAEERHFHFEAYRQQPEPEEINHNRHDGHQWGQGQHNFNDYEDSAITAEDSRDTEEKPRAAGNEPNVKFSPAKSFNSMNRTPEESQPYEDADSSEEVQQGEPSGKKQEENALYLTKMLTRGEERFTRLRMCIVQEGESLETIADRYNLTVSSLLRINRLNEERVSEGQILYLPAKQAPASKE; encoded by the coding sequence TTGACTAATGAACAGCCGTCATCTCTGGCATTTTCTATTAAGGAAGCAGTATGGCTGAACCGGGGAAATGAAATTGATGAGCTATTATCTTTATCTCTGGAACCAGACGTGACGATAAAAGAGGATGACGATCAGGTCCTTGTCAGAGGGTCGCTTCAGCTTGTTGGGGAATACAGGCCAAAGGAGGAAACAAACGCTCCGGTGGATGCAGATTCACTGGAAGATCAGGTATCCTTCAGGTCGGTGGAAGAAGTATCACTTAATGATGATGGAATGGGAGTAATCCGGCATTCCTTCCCGCTCGATGTTACCATCCCGAAAGAAAGAATTAACAGGATTGAAGATCTGCTTGTGACGGTGGACGCATTTGATTATGAACTGCCTGGAAGCGGGTGTATTGAACTTGACGCAAACGTTTCTATATCCGGAATAACGAGTGAAAGAAATACCTACGGTGAACATGAAGAAGCAGAAGCTGCTGAAACCGGGTACGAGGCGGAATATACGGACAGCTACCAGCATGAAGAAGAGGAAGACAGAGAGGAACAGGCATATTCCCAGACTGATTATTTACTAGAAGAGGATCGGGAAAACACAGCAGAAGATGCAGAAGAACGCCATTTTCATTTTGAGGCGTACCGTCAGCAGCCCGAACCAGAAGAGATAAATCATAATCGGCACGACGGACATCAATGGGGCCAGGGCCAGCATAATTTTAATGATTATGAGGATAGTGCCATAACAGCTGAAGATAGCAGAGATACGGAAGAGAAACCAAGGGCTGCAGGGAACGAACCAAACGTTAAGTTTTCTCCTGCAAAGAGCTTTAATTCCATGAATCGTACTCCGGAAGAATCTCAGCCCTATGAAGACGCAGATTCTTCAGAGGAAGTGCAGCAGGGAGAACCCTCTGGGAAAAAGCAAGAGGAGAATGCATTGTATTTAACGAAAATGCTGACAAGAGGAGAAGAAAGATTTACAAGGCTGCGTATGTGTATTGTTCAGGAAGGGGAATCTCTTGAGACGATAGCTGACAGATACAATCTGACCGTCAGCAGTCTGCTCAGAATAAACCGGTTAAATGAGGAAAGAGTGTCAGAAGGGCAAATCCTCTACCTTCCTGCAAAGCAGGCGCCAGCATCCAAAGAGTGA
- the hemB gene encoding porphobilinogen synthase, which translates to MSSTDFRRHRRLRRTPGIRKMVRETHLHKEDLIYPIFVKEGNNIRNEVASMPGVYQLSLDLLKREIEEVVNLGIESVILFGVPDEKDEVGSCAYDQNGIVQQATRQVKKDHPDLTVIADTCLCQFTDHGHCGIIENGEVLNDETLELLVKTAVSQAEAGADIIAPSNMMDGFVAAIRHGLDEAGYEDIPVMSYAVKYASAFYGPFRDAAHSSPAFGDRKTYQMDPANRLEALREAESDVEEGADFLIVKPALSYLDIIRDVRENHNLPVVAYNVSGEYSMIKAASLNGWIDEKAVVMEMLTSMKRAGADLILTYFSKDVAKWLDEK; encoded by the coding sequence ATGTCATCTACTGATTTCAGACGCCACAGAAGACTGAGAAGGACTCCGGGCATACGGAAAATGGTGCGGGAAACACATTTACATAAAGAAGATTTAATATATCCCATATTTGTTAAAGAGGGGAATAATATCAGAAATGAGGTTGCTTCCATGCCGGGGGTTTACCAGCTTTCTCTGGACCTTTTAAAGAGGGAGATTGAAGAGGTTGTTAACCTTGGCATTGAATCTGTTATTCTATTCGGGGTTCCTGATGAAAAAGATGAGGTTGGTTCCTGCGCTTATGATCAGAATGGGATTGTACAGCAGGCAACAAGGCAAGTTAAAAAGGACCACCCTGACTTAACTGTCATTGCCGACACTTGCCTGTGCCAGTTTACTGACCACGGACATTGCGGCATCATCGAAAACGGGGAAGTATTAAACGATGAAACCCTGGAGCTGCTTGTCAAAACAGCAGTTTCCCAGGCAGAAGCAGGAGCGGATATTATTGCCCCATCAAATATGATGGACGGTTTTGTCGCAGCGATCCGCCACGGACTGGATGAGGCCGGTTATGAGGATATTCCGGTAATGAGTTATGCTGTTAAATATGCTTCGGCATTTTACGGCCCATTCCGGGATGCTGCTCACAGTTCCCCAGCTTTTGGTGACAGAAAAACATACCAGATGGACCCGGCAAACCGTCTGGAGGCTCTTCGTGAAGCGGAGTCAGATGTGGAAGAGGGAGCGGACTTCCTGATTGTAAAGCCGGCATTATCTTATCTGGATATTATCAGGGATGTGAGAGAAAATCATAATCTTCCTGTGGTCGCCTATAATGTCAGCGGTGAATATTCAATGATTAAAGCAGCTTCTTTAAACGGCTGGATTGACGAAAAAGCGGTCGTAATGGAGATGCTGACAAGCATGAAACGGGCCGGGGCCGATCTCATCCTCACATATTTTTCAAAAGACGTGGCAAAATGGCTTGACGAAAAATAA
- the hemL gene encoding glutamate-1-semialdehyde 2,1-aminomutase: MDRNKSEAAFEQAKKVMPGGVNSPVRAFKSVKMDPVFMERGEGAHIWDVDGNEYIDYVLSWGPLVLGHADGQVVEALKKITEKGTSFGAPHELETKLAELVIDRVPSIEVVRMVNSGTEATMSALRLARGYTGRSKIVKFEGCYHGHGDSLLIKAGSGVATLGLPDSPGVPESVAKNTLTVPYNDLDSLNAAFEQFGDDIAAVILEPVAGNMGVVLPEEGFLQGVRKITEDHGSLLIFDEVMTGFRTDYNCAQGAYDVIPDLTTLGKVIGGGLPVGAYGGKREIMEQIAPAGPIYQAGTLSGNPLAMTAGYETLSQLTPESYEHFERLGKRLETGLAEAAEKHGIPHSTSRAGSMVGFFFNNEKVTNYEKASASDLGMFASYFKLMLDEGVSLPPSQFEGMFLSTKHTEEDIDRTIQAAEKAFAILSSEKE; this comes from the coding sequence ATGGACAGAAATAAATCGGAAGCAGCGTTTGAGCAGGCGAAAAAAGTAATGCCAGGCGGTGTAAACAGTCCCGTTCGTGCTTTTAAATCAGTAAAAATGGACCCTGTTTTTATGGAACGTGGAGAAGGGGCGCATATCTGGGATGTGGACGGCAACGAGTATATCGACTACGTGCTGTCCTGGGGTCCGCTTGTCCTTGGCCATGCGGACGGACAAGTGGTAGAAGCTCTTAAAAAGATAACTGAAAAAGGGACAAGCTTCGGGGCTCCCCATGAGCTTGAAACTAAGCTAGCTGAGCTTGTTATTGACAGAGTGCCTTCTATCGAAGTAGTACGGATGGTAAACTCCGGTACAGAGGCAACGATGAGTGCACTTCGTCTTGCCCGCGGATACACTGGCAGAAGTAAAATTGTGAAATTTGAAGGCTGCTACCATGGCCACGGAGATTCTTTACTCATTAAAGCTGGTTCCGGTGTAGCTACTTTAGGATTGCCTGACAGCCCTGGTGTCCCTGAATCAGTGGCTAAAAATACACTGACTGTCCCTTACAACGATCTCGATAGCCTGAATGCTGCGTTTGAACAGTTCGGTGATGATATTGCAGCTGTTATCCTTGAGCCGGTTGCAGGTAATATGGGAGTTGTTTTACCTGAGGAAGGCTTCCTCCAGGGAGTACGGAAGATCACAGAAGATCACGGTTCCCTTCTCATATTTGATGAAGTAATGACAGGCTTCCGTACAGATTACAACTGTGCACAGGGAGCATACGATGTCATTCCGGATTTAACTACACTTGGAAAAGTGATCGGAGGTGGCCTTCCTGTAGGGGCCTATGGTGGTAAACGGGAAATCATGGAGCAGATTGCGCCTGCTGGTCCGATCTACCAGGCTGGAACTTTATCAGGTAATCCTCTGGCAATGACTGCCGGATATGAAACTCTGAGCCAGCTTACTCCAGAGAGTTACGAGCATTTTGAAAGACTAGGAAAAAGACTGGAGACAGGGCTTGCCGAAGCAGCTGAAAAACATGGTATCCCTCATTCCACAAGCAGAGCAGGTTCCATGGTAGGTTTCTTCTTCAATAATGAGAAGGTAACAAATTATGAGAAGGCTTCTGCTTCAGACCTGGGAATGTTCGCTTCCTACTTTAAGCTCATGCTTGATGAAGGGGTGTCCCTTCCTCCATCACAGTTTGAAGGGATGTTCCTTTCCACGAAGCATACAGAGGAAGACATTGACAGGACAATTCAGGCGGCAGAAAAAGCTTTTGCAATATTAAGCAGTGAAAAAGAATAA
- the hemC gene encoding hydroxymethylbilane synthase produces the protein MRKIIVGSRKSNLAMTQTKWVIERLKSLGLDYEFEIKEIVTKGDKILDVTLSKVGGKGLFVKEIEQAMYDKEIDIAVHSMKDMPAVIADGLTIGAVPERVDPRDAFISNSGKKLMDLPAGSVVGTSSLRRSAQVLAQRPDLEIKWIRGNIETRLRKCREEGYDAIILAAAGLERVGWDKSIVSEYLEPELCLPAVGQGALGIECREDDKEVLDLLGKINDATTEVTVAAERSFLHTVEGGCQVPIGGYAIMEDGQISLTALVASPDGKQVFKETVKGEDPVAIGKQAANKMLDEGAREVLQRVKEELDL, from the coding sequence ATGAGAAAAATTATTGTTGGATCCAGAAAAAGCAACTTAGCCATGACTCAGACAAAATGGGTCATCGAAAGGCTGAAATCGCTTGGTCTGGATTATGAATTTGAAATTAAAGAAATCGTTACTAAGGGGGACAAAATCCTTGATGTAACGCTATCAAAAGTAGGAGGAAAGGGACTCTTCGTTAAAGAAATCGAGCAGGCAATGTACGACAAGGAAATCGATATCGCAGTGCACAGTATGAAAGATATGCCTGCGGTCATAGCTGATGGCCTAACTATCGGAGCTGTTCCTGAACGTGTTGACCCAAGAGATGCATTTATATCAAACAGCGGGAAGAAATTAATGGATCTGCCTGCAGGGTCAGTTGTAGGAACGAGCAGTCTGCGCCGCTCTGCACAGGTTCTTGCTCAGCGTCCTGACCTTGAAATCAAGTGGATCAGGGGCAACATAGAAACTAGACTGCGTAAATGCCGGGAAGAAGGCTATGATGCAATCATTCTTGCAGCAGCAGGCCTGGAAAGAGTGGGCTGGGATAAAAGTATTGTTTCCGAATATCTTGAGCCTGAGCTTTGCCTTCCGGCTGTAGGACAGGGGGCACTTGGAATTGAATGCAGGGAAGACGATAAAGAAGTACTGGATCTTCTTGGAAAAATTAACGATGCTACTACTGAAGTTACAGTTGCTGCTGAACGATCTTTCCTTCACACGGTTGAAGGAGGATGCCAGGTTCCTATTGGCGGGTATGCTATCATGGAAGATGGCCAGATTTCATTGACAGCTCTTGTTGCTTCTCCAGATGGAAAACAAGTTTTCAAGGAAACAGTAAAAGGGGAAGACCCGGTTGCTATCGGAAAACAAGCTGCAAATAAAATGCTCGACGAAGGTGCCAGAGAAGTGCTTCAGCGTGTAAAGGAAGAACTTGATCTGTAG